In Bdellovibrionales bacterium, the following proteins share a genomic window:
- a CDS encoding MFS transporter, giving the protein MLRDLDLTDTSGSWLFSVTSLLSFMASYSCRWLIPLAGSMRVLRGSLFFMGLGFVGLGLGGNYFSVLLASGVLGIGQGIGSVAQHVLIQESSPESHWRRLFSGLHSNYGMASFLAPLIFSYAIGLKYPWTKIVFLFSGIPFIILIISFFYFSKGRGLRKVPPNSSRDKSIGKETSLEGRVESPSSGGFQRILSLWMAMILATYLVGELSLTTRMVLYLKRVTQWSDASSAKALICFFLLMFLSRLVFFVGSGPLKSSGPLKSSGRHVLSYCLIFSSLFYSLGLVYHPVFLVLCGLSLGPFFPVFIETIAQVFGKQASRAFSVAISFGTLMTVIMHYGLGRLSDEMGIQVALWLGPVALLSSFLILSILVTKNPFFHLRNLTSKP; this is encoded by the coding sequence GTGTTACGGGACCTTGACTTGACGGACACCTCAGGCTCTTGGCTATTTTCTGTGACCTCTCTGCTGAGCTTTATGGCGAGCTACTCCTGCCGGTGGTTGATTCCGTTGGCGGGATCAATGCGAGTTTTGCGGGGAAGTTTATTTTTTATGGGCCTTGGATTTGTGGGTTTGGGTCTTGGCGGAAACTATTTTTCTGTGTTGCTCGCCTCCGGAGTTCTAGGAATTGGTCAGGGAATTGGATCAGTTGCTCAGCACGTGCTGATTCAGGAAAGCTCACCAGAATCGCATTGGAGACGGCTTTTTTCTGGCCTTCATAGCAATTATGGGATGGCCTCCTTTTTAGCTCCTCTCATCTTTTCCTACGCTATCGGACTAAAATATCCCTGGACCAAGATCGTTTTTTTATTTAGCGGGATTCCTTTTATCATACTAATTATTTCGTTTTTTTACTTTTCTAAAGGACGAGGATTGCGAAAGGTGCCCCCAAACTCATCTCGTGACAAAAGCATTGGGAAGGAGACCTCTTTGGAGGGCAGAGTCGAGAGTCCATCCAGTGGGGGTTTTCAAAGAATTCTGAGCCTCTGGATGGCAATGATATTGGCAACCTATCTCGTTGGGGAGCTTTCCCTTACCACACGGATGGTGCTTTATTTGAAGCGAGTCACCCAATGGTCAGACGCGAGTTCGGCAAAAGCCCTCATTTGTTTTTTTCTTTTGATGTTTTTGAGTCGACTTGTTTTTTTTGTGGGCTCTGGTCCCCTGAAGAGCTCTGGTCCCCTGAAGAGCTCCGGTCGTCATGTGCTCTCATATTGCCTGATTTTTTCAAGCCTCTTTTACAGCCTTGGACTCGTTTACCATCCCGTCTTCTTGGTATTGTGCGGTCTCAGCCTGGGGCCCTTCTTTCCGGTATTCATTGAAACGATTGCCCAAGTTTTTGGAAAACAAGCAAGTCGCGCATTTTCGGTTGCGATATCATTTGGAACTTTGATGACAGTTATCATGCATTATGGATTGGGCCGTCTCAGCGATGAGATGGGAATTCAGGTTGCACTCTGGCTGGGTCCTGTGGCTCTGCTCTCTTCGTTTCTTATTTTATCAATTCTTGTAACCAAGAATCCATTTTTCCATTTGCGAAACTTGACGTCCAAACCATAG
- a CDS encoding PilZ domain-containing protein translates to MRNRPKILLAIAFIFLGIIVSLPIQVALLYGHAIDELVQMLTKISLLNFLVALSLVINIPFILRASRWLSLSLPLSLIAIGWNNWVVASVGHDFSPSTTWVATLLFGLLCGFVSLPVVWKLIKYPEQRWWLQAVRKAISLPMTLEPVRGSSIDMRTYDLSRTGAFVQVDDWSEFEYPMREGDVINVKFTIGTLNRISCSAQIVRRNYESGHYPAGLGLRFIGLQRGHHRLLRQFVETQPDHVSH, encoded by the coding sequence ATGCGAAATCGCCCTAAAATCCTCCTTGCCATCGCCTTCATATTTTTAGGCATCATCGTCTCACTTCCTATTCAAGTGGCTCTCCTTTATGGCCACGCCATTGACGAACTCGTCCAAATGTTAACAAAAATCTCTCTATTGAATTTCCTCGTCGCTCTCTCCCTTGTCATAAATATCCCGTTCATACTTCGCGCTTCTCGCTGGCTCTCGCTTAGCCTTCCCCTCTCTCTCATTGCCATTGGTTGGAACAATTGGGTGGTTGCATCTGTCGGGCATGATTTCTCCCCCTCAACGACTTGGGTGGCGACGTTGCTATTTGGCTTGCTTTGCGGGTTTGTCTCTCTTCCCGTTGTTTGGAAATTGATAAAATATCCCGAGCAGCGCTGGTGGCTTCAGGCCGTCCGAAAGGCCATTTCACTCCCCATGACCCTTGAGCCCGTTCGAGGCTCGAGCATAGACATGAGAACCTATGATCTCTCTAGAACGGGAGCTTTCGTCCAGGTTGACGACTGGAGCGAATTTGAGTATCCGATGCGTGAGGGAGATGTCATAAATGTTAAATTCACGATTGGAACCCTCAATCGAATTAGCTGCTCTGCTCAAATCGTGCGAAGAAACTACGAATCAGGCCATTATCCGGCCGGACTTGGACTGCGATTTATAGGGCTACAACGAGGCCATCATCGTCTCCTTCGTCAATTCGTCGAAACCCAGCCAGATCACGTGAGTCACTAA
- the tsaA gene encoding tRNA (N6-threonylcarbamoyladenosine(37)-N6)-methyltransferase TrmO, whose translation MSHSFSMTPIGHIRSCFPEKFGVPKQGRISPHSHGAIHFSAHIDGPAMTAGLELFSHLWVLWLFHQNKNKTLLKKVHPPRMGGKKSGVFASRSPHRPNAIGMTVVQILSIEVDRILISGLDMVEGTPVLDIKPYIPQWDSYPEASSGWLNHQPDSFCPTEFLSSAMEELFAYEKSDSLEMPASEVLHAIRECLSTDPRPPAYKKMDQTRQMSEKPIYAFQIYGLDVKFRKWKNGFLVTRIDKIRNEESRATGPSQSAT comes from the coding sequence ATGTCCCATTCTTTCTCTATGACCCCGATCGGGCATATCCGGTCCTGTTTCCCTGAAAAGTTTGGAGTGCCAAAGCAGGGGCGAATTTCTCCTCACAGTCATGGCGCTATTCACTTTTCAGCTCACATTGACGGGCCTGCCATGACCGCTGGACTCGAATTGTTTTCTCACTTGTGGGTTCTCTGGCTATTTCATCAGAACAAAAATAAAACTCTTCTCAAGAAGGTTCACCCGCCTCGAATGGGTGGAAAAAAATCGGGGGTCTTTGCCTCGCGAAGCCCCCATCGACCAAACGCGATCGGTATGACTGTTGTTCAGATTTTGTCGATTGAAGTCGACCGGATATTAATTAGTGGCTTAGACATGGTAGAGGGCACACCTGTATTAGATATAAAGCCCTATATCCCTCAGTGGGACTCTTACCCAGAAGCTTCTTCAGGTTGGCTGAATCACCAACCCGATTCATTCTGCCCAACAGAATTCTTATCTTCTGCGATGGAGGAACTCTTTGCTTACGAAAAATCAGACAGCCTCGAAATGCCCGCTTCAGAGGTTCTCCACGCCATCAGAGAATGCCTCAGCACGGACCCTCGACCGCCCGCATACAAGAAAATGGATCAGACAAGGCAGATGAGTGAAAAACCGATTTACGCTTTTCAAATCTATGGTTTGGACGTCAAGTTTCGCAAATGGAAAAATGGATTCTTGGTTACAAGAATTGATAAAATAAGAAACGAAGAGAGCAGAGCCACAGGACCCAGCCAGAGTGCAACCTGA